ATTGTAATGGGTTGCGGATCTCGCGTTCGGGGGTTCCGGGAAGCGCTCGTTCAGCAACTTCAGTTTAAGTATCAATTAACAGGGAAGTTGGAGCCATACTATGTTGCACAAGGTACAGACTCCCTTATCGGTATGACTACAAATCCTCCGACACCCTATCCGCCGCTCATCAATCCCTGCAAAACTTTGCCAGATTACTTTCCTTCCTGGAAACCAGATGCCAATACCAACGCCatgtttgaagaattggCATTTTTGGGAGGTAGTATTGTCGCTAAGACGTCCTTTAATGAGTCTGTTGCCTCACATTATGTTACGTTTGATGAATATGTTCAGAGTGGACCTACCGAAATACATAGTAAGCAATAATTCATAAGTGCATagattaaaaataaagagattTAAAGAATACTGGGCTTAATGACTTTACATATAGCAAAGCAAATTAACACAACAGTTACTGTTCAAGCTTACTACGAATACATTCAGAACACTTAAATATACATAGCTCTCAATTTACAATGCTCAACATGATATCGAATATTCCATTAgagaaaatatatatatatacatatatttCAAACAAGTCTACTTCAAGGGGATGAAGCGAGAGCTGTTAGTGGCACCAATACCAGGGCGACCGTGTCTGGTAGGCTTGTAGGAGATGGAGAATTCACCCAAGTAATGACCAATCATTTCGGGGCGAATTTCAACTTGGTTGAAAAGCTTACCGTTGTAGACACCAACGAGGGAGCCAACCATCTCGGGGAGGATGATCATGCCACGCAAGTGAGTCTTGACAACAGCGGGCTTTTCGTTCACAGGAGCCTCAGCCTTGGCTTGACGAAGCTTCTTTATGAAGCGAGAAGCACCAGCTCCAAGACCACGGAGCATACGGCGGCGAAGACGAGCAGGGAATAACTCAATCAATTCCTCAGCGGAAAGGTCCAAGAGCTTTTCCAGCTCAACGCCACGGTATGTAAAGGTGCGGAAGGTTCTTCTCTTCCTTAATTCAGCAGCACGGACGGCTTCCTCGTAGTTTTCCTCTGCCATGGTGTTTGATCCAGGTGAAGGGAAACAATACTGCTTAGTTTCCTCACAACCAAGACGTGTGTGACTGCttttttcgtaaacaaaaaacagtCACGAAAATCGAAACTGGAAAAGTAGTTAGTTGTGAAACTCGCTACAACAACACGCCGTCAACCGcatacaaatacaaaaggaaaatgaagtaTCTTGCTGCTTACCTCCTCTTGACCGTTGGCGGAAAGAACGCTCCCTCTGTCCCTGACATCGAGAATGTCCTCTCCACCGTTGGTGTTGAAGTTGAATCTCAGCGTGTTGAATCTTTGCTCAAGGAACTTGAAGGCAAGAACGTGGAAGAGTTGATTGCTACCGGTAACGAAAAGCTCGCTACCGTTCCTTCCGGTggtgctgctgctgctgctgcccCTGCTGCTGGTGGTGATGCTCCTGCTGCTGAAGAATCTAAGAAGGAAGAGGCCAAGCAAGAGGAAGAATCTGATGAAGACGTAAGTTACGATTATAGTACTTTTATGTGTTCATTCGTTAAGTTATTCGCTTACGGAATAATGCTTACAAAGTGCTTTGattttaaacaaaaattacaGACGCTAACTATGTTTAGATGGGCTTTGGCTTGTTCGACTAAGAATGTCAATAAAATCTATCTTTGTATTGTtgataaaatgaatttccTGAGCgtaaaagtaaaacaaTATTATATATGTTGTAAGAAAATTGTAGCAGGTACGGTTTGCTGTGTACCAGCTATAATAGTATGCAGCTGACGGATAAACAACTATGATTATTAAATAATGATTCTAAGTAtcgtaaaaagaagattttaATTCATGAAGGGAGAGTTTCTGGAAATAATAAActtcaaaggaaaaggtaCTTGTCCAAGTTgtttcaaagcaaaaagattAAATGTGGGTATGTGACAGAAGAGACTGATATGAGTTgttatcttttttctatcaAATTTATCTTTGAGACACGCTCTTCCTTTGCTTATTGATAAttacttttccttttttgggacctttttggatttcGATTTGGACTTGGGTTGCGATTTTGGTTTGGCATATCTGTTCTCCAATGCAGTGATCATATCGTCTATCCGATTCTTCTGTCGAGATCGAATGATTGCTCCTAAAGCCTCTTCACCGCTTTCGTCggttttttttcgtttgttgAGCTTCTCATCAAGCCCAAGTTCTTTCGCCAattcttcagcttcttgGGCCTCCTTTTCAGCTGCACGAACACGCTTTTTACGGGACTTTTCATTTGGTTTGTAAAGTTTGTATTTGGGTATGACTCCTTGGGAGATTGCTTCATCGATCATGTTTCGAAAGCGTTCCTCATCGCTGATTTCGCTACACATgacttcttccaaaatacCATCCATCGATCCTTTCCGGCGCTCGtaagcttcaaaaacatccttcttttcttcctctgaGTTCTGATAGGAAGCTTTAAACTCGGTCACAGTGTCTCCGGAGACAACTCCGCTGTACATTTCATCAAGCCATTCTTTCCAATCAAATTCCAAACCGTCCTCGCTCAAATTTGTAGATCCTGTAGTATCAAAgtgttttcgtttcttttcatcacTTAAAATGCCATATGCTAATGCTATTTTATCAAATTCTGTTCTCGctgattcctttttctcaTCATCCTGGATTTTGTCCGGGTGGAATTGTAGTGCCTTTTTACGATATGCTCGTCGAATCTCTTCACTCTTTGcatctttttgaatgctCAATACCTCGTAGGGGTTAAGTTCCATGGTCAAGAAAATAAGATGGTTCTAGTTAGATTTCTCACCGTACGTTTCCCAGATAATTCGACAGGCAATTGCTCTCTGAGATTgtattttacaaaataagCATGCTCGACccaaaatcaatttttaaatttcttACACTTTAAACAAGTAAAGAAGTCGACGTTGCTAGTACAATAGAATTTATTTAACAAACCACGAAACTACGACATTATCTTAAAGTCAATGATGTCCTTTTAACAAATTCATCTATGGTAAAATACTCTTATGGTTCACACAATAAAGAATAGTCCTTGACCACATGCgaatcaataaatttttcacattcattcaatttctttcttaaaGTAATGAAGCAAGTGTAAAGtcaatcaaaaagaaaagcaaatgtcTTTGCAAAGTTCTACAATTGGAAACGTTCATAGTCCTCTTCCTGAAACATCGCCAAAATCTCTTGTAGTCACGATCTCTGAAGCAGACtcaattcaaaattttggtCCAATACGACATTCAACTAAGGAAGATTCCTTTTATTAAAGTCGAATCTGCGTAAATACCACACCTCACGACTTCCCACAATGTTACAAGACTACCGACCACAGAGAACAGCTTCATATATACAAGATTGAATTAGAattaaattgctttttttattcactAGCTTATAAACAATTATTCTTCGTATATCTATTTAGATATCAAATATTGAATTAGATCAGACGTATTTTCACTAATCAAACGGACAATTCAAGTTCCGTTAACAAAATCAAGGCATATTGAAATTAATAAACActttctatatatatatattagGGGATGAAAGAACAGAACGTTCAATATAAACATTAATTATGTTACAACGTTGGCTTAAGCATCGCCCTTCTCATGGTGAGTAGAAGTGCGTTGCAAGGCAACAACAAGGTCTTCAACAGAGCGTTTGTCTCTGCTCTCACGGGGCTTACCGTTCATAAAGCGGTCGAAAGCGGTAGATTCAGACAAGATGTAGTAGAAACCGGCCATGATACAGAACACACCGAAAGAGTAGATCCAGATACGAAGAACGGCAACAATAGAGGTTTGATGACCACCCTTGAACCAACCGAAGATACAGAAGATGGTAGCGAGAATATCGACAACCAAGACAGCACCAGACAATTGCCAAGAAGGGATAGAGGACCAGAAAGGACCATTGCAACGAGTAACGAAAATCAACCAGTTCTCAGTAAGAGAGATTTCAAGGAACAAAACTTCGTCTTGAACACCAAAGTTTTGAACAATACCACGGTTTTGACCTTGAGCAATCATAGTGGTGTTGGTAATCCAGGTACCGACGGCCAAAACAATACCGACAACGGTGGAGAGACCCCACAGACGAGGCAAGTTCCACTTGACGGGTCTCGCAGAGTAAGGAGCATTGTCATAAGCAATAGCCAAAGTAGCAACATCAGCGAAAATAGCAATGAAGACGATCAATTCCAAGTTGAGCAAACGGTTTTGAATGATAATCCAGAGACCCAAGAAGATTTCCAAGTGAAGAGACAAGGCAATACGGTAGACAACGTATGAGTACATACGGTGGAAAATTTGACGAGAAGTCTTAAGAGCATCAATGATAGCAGAAAGACCGGGAGCCAAAAAGACAATATCAGCAGCAGAACGGGCAGCATCAGTAGCACCTTCGACGGCGATACCAGTATCAGCCTTCTTCAAAGAGGGAGCATCGTTAACACCATCACCAGTCATAGCAACCAAGTAACCACGTTGTTGGAGAATATCGACGCAAGCGAACTTGTGTTGAGGGAAAACTTCACCGAAACCATCAGCAGCCTCAACGAAGTCGTAAACTTCATTACCAGGCATGTTACCACCACCAGTAATACCGAGTTGTTCAGCGTTGAAGATGTTAG
The nucleotide sequence above comes from Schizosaccharomyces osmophilus chromosome 3, complete sequence. Encoded proteins:
- the rps1502 gene encoding 40S ribosomal protein S15, whose translation is MAEENYEEAVRAAELRKRRTFRTFTYRGVELEKLLDLSAEELIELFPARLRRRMLRGLGAGASRFIKKLRQAKAEAPVNEKPAVVKTHLRGMIILPEMVGSLVGVYNGKLFNQVEIRPEMIGHYLGEFSISYKPTRHGRPGIGATNSSRFIPLK
- the rpp203 gene encoding 60S acidic ribosomal protein A2, encoding MKYLAAYLLLTVGGKNAPSVPDIENVLSTVGVEVESQRVESLLKELEGKNVEELIATGNEKLATVPSGGAAAAAAPAAGGDAPAAEESKKEEAKQEEESDEDMGFGLFD
- a CDS encoding nucleolar DNAJ domain protein, DNAJC9 family, implicated in mRNA splicing encodes the protein MELNPYEVLSIQKDAKSEEIRRAYRKKALQFHPDKIQDDEKKESARTEFDKIALAYGILSDEKKRKHFDTTGSTNLSEDGLEFDWKEWLDEMYSGVVSGDTVTEFKASYQNSEEEKKDVFEAYERRKGSMDGILEEVMCSEISDEERFRNMIDEAISQGVIPKYKLYKPNEKSRKKRVRAAEKEAQEAEELAKELGLDEKLNKRKKTDESGEEALGAIIRSRQKNRIDDMITALENRYAKPKSQPKSKSKSKKVPKKEK